One genomic region from Lysobacterales bacterium encodes:
- the genX gene encoding EF-P lysine aminoacylase GenX — MQADWRPGAGIEALRLRARLNHCIRAFFESRGVLEVETPLMSAAGNTEPNIRSFALDYSGPHAGGSRRRYLRTSPEFPLKRLLAAGIGDCYELGRVFRDGECGGRHNPEFTMLEWYRLGIDHYRLMDEVAELLCAVFALLGRTLKLRRSSYRDLFREHVGIDPALASEDELRAALSGHDIDASGLERDDWLDLLLTHRIEPALPRDELLLLYDFPASQCALARVVGEGAEAHACRFEAYVGGVELANGYHELSDAREQRARFERDNQRRRARGDTPLPLDEHLLAALEHGLPDCAGVALGVDRLMMLLSGSKRIDQVIAFAGPRA; from the coding sequence ATGCAGGCGGACTGGCGCCCCGGTGCAGGCATCGAGGCGCTGCGCCTCCGGGCGCGCCTGAATCACTGCATCCGCGCCTTCTTCGAGTCGCGCGGCGTGCTCGAAGTGGAAACACCGCTGATGTCGGCGGCCGGCAACACCGAGCCGAACATCCGCAGCTTCGCGCTCGACTACAGCGGCCCGCACGCAGGCGGCTCCCGGCGTCGCTATCTGCGCACCTCGCCCGAGTTTCCACTGAAGCGCCTGCTGGCTGCGGGCATCGGCGACTGCTACGAGCTGGGCCGGGTCTTCCGCGACGGCGAGTGCGGCGGTCGCCACAACCCAGAGTTCACCATGCTCGAGTGGTACCGGCTGGGCATCGACCATTACCGCTTGATGGATGAGGTGGCCGAGCTGCTGTGCGCGGTCTTCGCCCTGCTTGGGCGGACGCTGAAGCTCCGCCGTTCGAGCTATCGCGATCTGTTCCGCGAGCATGTCGGGATCGACCCTGCGTTGGCCAGCGAGGACGAGCTGCGCGCGGCGCTGTCAGGACATGACATCGATGCTTCCGGGCTGGAGCGCGACGACTGGCTCGACCTGCTGCTGACCCATCGCATCGAGCCGGCGCTGCCGCGCGACGAGCTGCTGCTGCTCTACGACTTTCCTGCCAGCCAGTGCGCGCTGGCGCGGGTGGTGGGCGAGGGCGCCGAAGCGCACGCCTGCCGCTTCGAGGCCTATGTCGGCGGGGTCGAGCTGGCCAACGGCTACCACGAACTGAGCGACGCGCGCGAGCAGCGCGCCCGCTTCGAGCGCGACAACCAGCGTCGCCGCGCGCGCGGCGATACTCCTCTACCGCTGGATGAGCACCTGCTGGCCGCTCTGGAGCATGGCCTGCCCGACTGCGCGGGCGTGGCGCTGGGCGTGGATCGGCTGATGATGCTGCTGAGCGGCAGCAAGCGGATCGACCAGGTCATTGCCTTCGCTGGGCCAAGGGCTTGA
- a CDS encoding autotransporter domain-containing protein: MATIRTLLRRIGAQRLAATAVLLLGHSAVQATGCRLEFAESSPLNLQPASSITVSLRAVDSGVGVCTLANYAISVSANTTAGTLIAPLTGSLIGNSAPQTLNVTTPAAGGGTITWQAACVSGCEAATPPNPTLTVNILGGPREISLLGGTPTEAPPGAPVPVAVRVTDGGIPAPSVAVNWAVVSGGGSVQQANTPADATGLAPNVLQAPPVPGPGLFRATRGDDPLVSTVIPIEAVVYSLSPGAGATSTVPGTALTLQALLTRQAQTLSAPVGAQVLWQLVSGPAGAQLSPQNSGLTTTTGASSAVFLASQPGTYVVQAGFSASPLFPPSLQSFTVTVGAGSTGSIEVLDAPAAVFSEDTTAGGIEVLLSGPVGNGAPAPLANAEVSFYISSGEGGFGNGSGLHIERTDASGRTRSPSLTAGRSTNPIVVEIASPGLPRTQAVVGVRASRYRIEARPQVPPFGGTYLLNAQLWRQGAAGVDVPVVDGLVTWSAGSGQLADTNSRSDTQGVASNRFTPGAPGVYEITARFEPGPGLTGGSARFRVEVAGGQLRVLSGDGQRAPAGTDLAFPIVLQALRDGAPESGIPVRLGSVVAGLVEATPAVANTDSQGRASFRVRLSANAQGEVALRGLREDSGAQVALRASAGTAPAQRRLEALEGSGQSGVPGSLLARPLLLAATDDGRAASGVRIQFSVQPEGVAEVLPGADLTGADGRLSAQVRLTSLAAGPLRVLATRSDDPSASAEFTLFAAVGGETSLQIEAGDAQVGVRGARGSDLVVRHTVNGRPAAGISVQWSSLSGPARPLQTSSLTDAEGRARVPLEFGGAAGSSQILARINADLEVRFRIETVEGALQPVAGNNQSAAAGSALAQPLVVRIEPRAAGIPVEWRVLSGGGRLSETTTSTDANGEARARWTLGPEPGPQTVGVRLAGGAEQVFTAQAGALPGTRLEIVSGNAQRLPPGVDSAPLVVRVLDAAGAPAPGQRLRWSSASARLDAETSTTDAGGRASVRARLALPGEARVQATIEGSEARVEFTLNAGLGQLSQLTPRQREIADVLDRACTALAALANPTAAQRDLLARCADFSGAAGGDPGAVGTALSQLPNDVGLNLARAGDEAMRGQTGNLDQRQRALRGGPRVQIELGLNTPDGSLPLSALPALAALADGEGVQEEAGASFERWGAFVNGSLGRGRSRGVGLNPAFDYQLGSVTAGVDYRFSDRFVAGAAVGLNRDSTDLAEGRGELKSRGSAVSAYASLWLPKDAYLDANLSLGRSRFDLTRRLRFRLGNLSVDQLALAETDANLLGGSLALGRDWQHRAWSLGAYLRGQFSQVEYDAFEERLIGGRAGEGFGLGVQSPRWSSLEGVLGGRASRAYSFDWGVLLPSLLLEYSREFSDDPSRLDARFLADPTGGVFTQSGAAIDQSHLNLGLGVSALFPGGRSGFLQYERRLQDDNISHWLLSIGGRWEF, encoded by the coding sequence ATGGCCACGATCCGCACCTTGCTCCGGCGCATTGGCGCGCAGCGGCTGGCCGCGACAGCAGTGCTTCTGCTCGGCCACAGCGCCGTGCAGGCGACGGGCTGTCGCCTCGAGTTTGCCGAATCCTCGCCACTCAACCTGCAGCCAGCCAGCAGCATCACGGTCTCGCTGCGCGCCGTCGATTCCGGCGTGGGCGTCTGCACCCTCGCGAACTACGCGATCAGCGTGTCCGCGAACACGACCGCCGGCACGCTCATCGCCCCGTTGACCGGCAGTCTGATCGGCAACTCGGCGCCGCAGACCCTGAACGTCACGACGCCCGCCGCGGGTGGCGGCACCATCACCTGGCAAGCGGCCTGCGTCAGCGGCTGCGAGGCTGCGACGCCGCCCAATCCCACGCTCACGGTCAACATCCTCGGCGGCCCGCGCGAGATCAGCCTGCTGGGCGGCACGCCGACGGAAGCGCCGCCCGGAGCGCCGGTGCCGGTCGCGGTACGCGTAACCGACGGCGGCATTCCCGCGCCCAGCGTGGCGGTGAACTGGGCGGTCGTGAGCGGCGGCGGCTCAGTGCAGCAGGCCAACACGCCCGCCGACGCCACCGGACTGGCGCCCAACGTTCTGCAGGCGCCACCCGTGCCGGGGCCAGGGCTGTTTCGAGCCACTCGCGGCGATGATCCATTGGTCAGCACCGTGATTCCGATCGAGGCGGTGGTTTACAGCCTCAGCCCCGGCGCGGGCGCCACCAGCACCGTGCCGGGCACAGCGCTGACGCTGCAGGCCCTGCTCACGCGGCAGGCCCAGACCTTGAGCGCGCCGGTCGGCGCGCAGGTGCTTTGGCAGTTGGTCTCCGGCCCCGCTGGCGCACAGCTGAGCCCGCAGAACAGCGGCTTGACCACAACCACGGGCGCCAGCAGCGCGGTGTTCCTGGCCTCCCAGCCGGGCACCTATGTCGTCCAGGCAGGCTTTTCCGCCAGCCCGCTGTTCCCGCCCAGCCTCCAGTCGTTCACCGTGACTGTGGGCGCGGGTTCGACCGGCAGCATCGAGGTGCTCGATGCACCCGCCGCTGTGTTCAGCGAGGACACCACGGCAGGCGGCATCGAAGTGCTGCTCAGCGGGCCGGTCGGCAACGGCGCGCCCGCCCCCTTGGCCAATGCCGAGGTCAGTTTTTACATCAGCAGCGGCGAAGGCGGTTTTGGCAATGGCAGCGGCCTGCACATCGAACGCACCGACGCCAGCGGCCGCACGCGCAGCCCCAGTCTGACCGCCGGTCGCAGCACCAACCCGATCGTGGTCGAGATCGCCAGCCCGGGCCTGCCGCGGACGCAGGCTGTGGTCGGCGTGCGCGCCTCACGCTATCGCATCGAAGCGCGGCCACAGGTGCCGCCGTTCGGCGGCACGTATCTGCTCAACGCGCAGCTGTGGCGGCAGGGTGCGGCGGGTGTGGATGTGCCCGTCGTGGATGGACTGGTCACCTGGAGCGCCGGCTCGGGGCAGTTGGCCGACACCAACTCGCGCAGCGACACCCAGGGTGTGGCCAGCAACCGCTTCACGCCGGGCGCGCCGGGGGTCTACGAGATCACGGCGCGCTTTGAACCCGGCCCCGGTCTCACCGGCGGCAGCGCGCGCTTCCGTGTCGAGGTCGCGGGCGGACAGCTCCGGGTGCTATCGGGCGATGGACAGCGCGCACCGGCCGGCACGGATCTGGCCTTTCCGATCGTGCTGCAGGCGCTTCGCGATGGCGCCCCCGAATCCGGCATTCCCGTCCGTCTGGGCTCGGTGGTCGCAGGCCTGGTCGAGGCCACCCCCGCGGTCGCCAACACCGACAGTCAGGGCCGCGCCAGCTTCCGCGTGCGGCTTTCGGCGAATGCCCAGGGCGAGGTGGCGCTGCGCGGCCTGCGCGAAGACAGCGGCGCGCAGGTGGCGCTGCGCGCCAGCGCCGGCACCGCACCTGCCCAACGCCGCCTGGAGGCACTGGAGGGCAGCGGCCAGAGCGGCGTTCCCGGCAGCCTGCTGGCGCGACCGCTGCTGCTGGCGGCCACCGATGACGGCCGCGCCGCGTCGGGCGTGCGCATCCAGTTCAGCGTGCAGCCCGAGGGCGTCGCCGAGGTCCTGCCCGGCGCGGACCTTACCGGTGCCGACGGCCGACTGTCGGCGCAGGTGCGCTTGACCTCGCTGGCCGCCGGGCCGCTGCGGGTGCTGGCCACGCGCAGCGACGATCCCAGCGCCAGCGCGGAGTTCACCCTGTTCGCAGCCGTTGGCGGCGAAACCAGCCTGCAGATCGAGGCCGGCGATGCCCAGGTCGGCGTGCGCGGCGCGCGCGGCAGCGACCTGGTGGTGCGCCACACCGTCAACGGTCGACCCGCAGCCGGCATCAGCGTGCAGTGGAGCAGCCTCTCCGGCCCCGCGCGCCCGCTCCAGACCAGCAGCCTCACCGACGCCGAAGGCCGCGCCCGCGTGCCGCTGGAGTTCGGCGGCGCGGCCGGCAGCTCGCAGATCCTCGCGCGCATCAATGCCGATCTCGAAGTGCGCTTCCGCATCGAGACGGTCGAGGGTGCACTGCAGCCGGTCGCCGGCAACAACCAGTCCGCCGCCGCCGGCAGCGCGCTGGCGCAGCCGCTGGTGGTGCGGATCGAACCCCGCGCGGCCGGCATTCCGGTCGAATGGCGCGTGCTCTCGGGCGGCGGACGATTGAGCGAAACCACCACCAGCACTGACGCCAATGGCGAAGCCCGGGCGCGCTGGACGCTCGGCCCGGAGCCCGGCCCGCAGACCGTGGGCGTGCGCCTGGCCGGTGGCGCGGAACAGGTCTTCACCGCGCAAGCGGGGGCCCTGCCCGGCACGCGTCTCGAGATCGTCAGCGGCAACGCCCAGCGCTTGCCGCCGGGCGTGGACAGCGCGCCGCTGGTGGTGCGCGTGCTCGATGCAGCGGGCGCGCCCGCGCCGGGCCAGCGCCTGCGCTGGAGCAGCGCCAGCGCCCGGCTCGACGCCGAAACCAGCACCACCGACGCTGGCGGCCGGGCCAGCGTGCGCGCGCGCCTTGCCCTGCCCGGCGAAGCCCGCGTGCAGGCCACGATCGAAGGCAGCGAAGCCCGCGTCGAGTTCACGCTCAACGCGGGGCTCGGGCAGTTGTCACAGCTGACGCCGCGCCAGCGCGAAATCGCCGACGTGCTCGACCGCGCCTGCACGGCGCTGGCTGCACTCGCCAATCCGACCGCCGCCCAGCGCGATCTGCTTGCCCGCTGCGCCGATTTCTCCGGCGCCGCCGGCGGTGACCCCGGGGCGGTCGGAACCGCGCTGTCGCAGTTGCCCAACGACGTCGGATTGAACCTCGCGCGCGCCGGCGACGAAGCCATGCGCGGCCAGACCGGTAACCTCGACCAGCGTCAGCGCGCCTTGCGCGGTGGCCCGCGCGTGCAGATCGAACTGGGCTTGAACACGCCCGACGGCAGCCTGCCCTTGTCGGCCCTGCCCGCACTGGCGGCGCTGGCCGATGGCGAGGGCGTGCAGGAAGAGGCTGGGGCCAGCTTTGAGCGTTGGGGCGCCTTCGTCAACGGCAGCCTGGGCCGCGGCCGCTCGCGCGGTGTCGGCCTGAACCCGGCCTTCGACTACCAGCTCGGCAGCGTGACCGCCGGCGTCGACTATCGCTTCAGCGACCGCTTCGTCGCTGGCGCTGCGGTGGGCCTGAACCGCGACAGCACCGATCTCGCCGAGGGCCGCGGCGAGCTCAAGAGCCGCGGCAGCGCAGTCTCGGCCTACGCCAGCCTCTGGCTGCCAAAAGACGCCTACCTCGACGCCAACCTGAGCCTCGGTCGCAGCCGCTTCGATCTCACTCGACGCCTGCGCTTCCGCTTGGGCAACCTGAGCGTCGACCAGCTCGCCCTGGCCGAGACCGATGCCAATCTGCTGGGCGGCAGCCTTGCCCTGGGCCGCGACTGGCAGCATCGCGCCTGGAGCCTGGGCGCCTACCTGCGCGGGCAGTTCAGCCAAGTCGAGTACGACGCCTTCGAGGAGCGGCTGATTGGCGGCCGCGCCGGTGAAGGCTTTGGCCTCGGCGTGCAGTCGCCGCGCTGGAGCAGCCTTGAGGGTGTCCTGGGCGGCCGCGCCTCGCGCGCCTACAGCTTCGATTGGGGCGTGCTGCTGCCCAGCTTGCTGCTCGAGTACAGCCGCGAGTTCAGCGATGACCCCTCGCGGCTCGACGCCCGCTTCCTCGCCGACCCGACCGGCGGCGTGTTCACCCAGAGCGGAGCTGCGATCGACCAGAGCCACCTCAACCTCGGCCTTGGGGTGAGCGCACTGTTCCCGGGCGGACGCAGCGGATTCCTGCAATACGAACGCCGCCTGCAGGACGACAACATCAGCCACTGGCTGCTGTCGATCGGCGGGCGTTGGGAGTTCTGA
- a CDS encoding caspase family protein — protein sequence MSGSVLSRFAFGALGAALVLAGALAAPGAATAAAVATPEDLLIVDCLLPGQVRRLGAQANFLSARRPVRTTQADCAIRGGEYVAFDRADYRTAMKVWLGAAESGDAEAQNYVGEILMKGLGTAPDPLAAAGWFEKASAQGHKRAKANLALLLEQGQGVAADPLRALNLYRESAGAGDELLYASVVRVEFEKRDATIAAQREQIAALEQRVAELEAELAQRRADAARARSEAERLRSQLAEVRERAGAERADLQAMRSRIEAQENELQSLRERLAAQRESVKRREAQAAELASAQAADAAALEEQRQRVQRAIESGQASAAALESQAAAAASSTERERAAYAEQLAAMERELEARKQEDWQLMKLLETQLAERDSVLREQQLAIVALEQQVALAGGGVLASVLPQLEVISPSLVLTRGGGGGAARSAPGRQAVVGRVSQPNRIERLSVNELPVVLADNGLFRASVEVPPGGLDVRIEALGRGGEVAELSFSLLATEAANAEAPSSSPAPGRLPDSIQLGRFHALVIGNNRYSDARFPALGSAVNDATAVAQLLRERYGHETRLLLNATRMDVLSALAELRQTLKPEDNLLVYYAGHGELSADGREGYWIPVDARGADASSWISNRAVSDLLEGLASRHVLVVADSCYSGALAGAGVPSYAATEPDADWAEWVRSLSSSRSRLALTSGGLQPVPDAGSGRHSYFARAFLNVLQDNNRVLEGARLYREINASLALAALDAPISQVPQYAPIQFAGHEAGEFFFRPL from the coding sequence ATGAGCGGCAGTGTGCTGTCTCGCTTTGCGTTCGGCGCCCTGGGCGCGGCTCTGGTTCTGGCAGGCGCGCTGGCGGCGCCGGGGGCGGCGACGGCCGCCGCGGTCGCCACACCGGAAGACCTGCTGATCGTCGATTGCCTGCTGCCGGGTCAGGTTCGACGCCTCGGGGCGCAGGCCAACTTCCTGTCAGCGCGTCGACCGGTACGCACCACCCAGGCCGACTGCGCGATTCGCGGCGGCGAGTATGTCGCCTTCGATCGCGCCGACTACCGCACCGCGATGAAGGTCTGGCTCGGCGCGGCCGAGTCCGGCGACGCCGAAGCGCAGAACTACGTCGGCGAGATCCTGATGAAAGGCTTGGGCACGGCACCCGACCCGCTGGCGGCTGCGGGCTGGTTCGAAAAGGCCTCCGCCCAGGGCCACAAGCGCGCCAAGGCCAATCTCGCCCTGCTGCTGGAGCAGGGCCAGGGCGTGGCGGCCGATCCCCTGCGTGCGCTGAACCTGTACCGCGAGTCCGCCGGCGCCGGCGACGAACTGCTCTACGCCTCGGTGGTGCGGGTGGAGTTCGAAAAGCGCGACGCGACCATCGCCGCGCAGCGCGAGCAGATCGCGGCGCTGGAGCAGCGCGTGGCGGAACTCGAGGCCGAGCTGGCGCAGCGTCGCGCCGATGCCGCTCGCGCGCGCAGCGAGGCCGAGCGCCTGCGCAGCCAGCTCGCCGAGGTGCGCGAACGCGCCGGCGCCGAGCGCGCCGACCTGCAGGCGATGCGCAGCCGCATCGAAGCGCAGGAGAACGAGCTGCAGAGCCTGCGTGAGCGGCTGGCGGCGCAGCGCGAATCGGTCAAGCGGCGCGAGGCCCAAGCCGCGGAACTGGCCAGTGCGCAGGCGGCGGACGCGGCTGCGCTGGAGGAGCAGCGCCAGCGCGTGCAGCGCGCGATCGAGTCCGGCCAAGCCTCGGCCGCGGCGCTGGAATCGCAGGCCGCGGCGGCCGCATCGTCGACCGAGCGCGAGCGCGCCGCCTATGCCGAGCAGCTTGCCGCGATGGAGCGCGAACTCGAGGCGCGCAAGCAGGAAGACTGGCAGCTGATGAAGCTGCTCGAAACCCAGCTCGCCGAGCGCGACAGCGTGCTGCGCGAGCAGCAGCTCGCCATCGTCGCGCTGGAGCAGCAGGTGGCTCTGGCCGGTGGCGGGGTGCTGGCGAGTGTCCTGCCGCAGCTGGAAGTGATCAGCCCCTCGCTGGTGCTCACCCGCGGCGGTGGCGGTGGCGCCGCGCGCAGCGCTCCCGGACGCCAGGCGGTGGTGGGCCGGGTCTCCCAGCCGAACCGCATCGAGCGTCTCAGCGTCAACGAGCTGCCGGTGGTGCTGGCCGACAACGGCCTGTTCCGCGCCAGCGTCGAAGTGCCGCCGGGCGGGCTCGACGTGCGCATCGAGGCGCTGGGTCGCGGCGGCGAAGTCGCCGAGCTGAGCTTCAGCCTGCTCGCTACTGAGGCCGCGAACGCCGAAGCGCCGTCCTCCAGCCCCGCACCCGGACGGCTGCCGGACTCGATCCAGCTTGGCCGCTTCCATGCGCTGGTGATCGGCAACAACCGCTACAGCGACGCGCGCTTTCCGGCCTTGGGCAGCGCCGTCAACGACGCGACAGCAGTGGCCCAGCTGCTGCGCGAACGCTATGGCCATGAGACCCGCCTGCTGCTCAACGCCACCCGCATGGACGTGCTGAGTGCGCTCGCCGAGCTGCGCCAGACCCTGAAGCCCGAGGACAACCTGCTGGTCTACTACGCCGGCCACGGCGAGCTGTCGGCCGACGGCCGCGAGGGCTACTGGATTCCGGTCGATGCCCGCGGCGCTGACGCCTCCAGCTGGATCTCCAACCGCGCGGTGTCGGACCTGCTGGAGGGACTCGCCTCTCGCCATGTGCTGGTGGTGGCCGACTCCTGCTACTCGGGCGCCCTGGCCGGTGCCGGCGTGCCGAGCTACGCGGCCACCGAGCCTGACGCCGACTGGGCCGAGTGGGTGCGCAGCCTGAGCAGCTCTCGCTCGCGTCTGGCCCTGACCTCGGGCGGCCTGCAGCCGGTGCCGGACGCCGGCAGCGGCCGCCACTCCTACTTCGCCCGCGCCTTCCTGAACGTGCTGCAGGACAACAACCGCGTGCTCGAAGGCGCCCGCCTGTACCGCGAGATCAACGCCTCGCTGGCGCTGGCCGCCCTCGACGCCCCGATCTCGCAGGTGCCGCAGTACGCGCCGATCCAGTTCGCCGGGCACGAGGCGGGGGAGTTTTTCTTCAGGCCGCTTTGA
- a CDS encoding sulfite exporter TauE/SafE family protein translates to MPIDWLSLGAALVAGLLGGVHCVAMCGGVAAGIAVSARAQTPGEAWRMAWRSNLGRITGYTLAGLLVGGFGAGLIALARSDALLLGARMAVGAVLVLVGLRMLFPGAGFNLFAKPGAALWARLAPLQRRLLPANTAPRQFAMGLLWGWLPCGLSLTLLSAAWLSADALQGALIMASFGLGTLPLMLPLTYSGARALRWLQRPGARRAAAALVITSGLLTLAAPWLAQIPAVHGVLQALGCRTV, encoded by the coding sequence ATGCCCATTGACTGGCTGAGCCTGGGCGCCGCCCTGGTCGCCGGCCTGCTCGGCGGCGTGCACTGCGTGGCCATGTGCGGCGGCGTCGCCGCCGGCATCGCGGTCAGCGCGCGCGCGCAGACGCCGGGCGAGGCCTGGCGCATGGCCTGGCGCAGCAACCTCGGTCGCATCACCGGCTACACCTTGGCGGGTCTGCTCGTGGGTGGCTTCGGCGCGGGTCTGATCGCACTCGCGCGCAGCGATGCCCTGCTGCTCGGCGCGCGCATGGCGGTGGGCGCGGTGCTGGTACTGGTCGGCCTGCGCATGCTGTTCCCCGGCGCTGGCTTCAACCTGTTTGCCAAGCCGGGCGCCGCGCTGTGGGCGCGACTGGCGCCGCTGCAGCGGCGCCTGCTGCCGGCCAATACCGCGCCGCGACAGTTCGCGATGGGCCTGCTCTGGGGCTGGCTGCCCTGCGGCCTGAGCCTGACCCTGCTCTCAGCCGCATGGCTCAGCGCTGACGCCCTACAGGGCGCCCTCATCATGGCCAGCTTCGGCCTTGGCACCCTGCCGCTGATGCTGCCGCTGACCTACAGCGGCGCCCGTGCGCTGCGCTGGCTGCAGCGCCCCGGCGCCCGCCGCGCCGCGGCCGCCCTCGTCATCACCTCCGGCCTGCTGACCCTGGCCGCGCCCTGGCTGGCGCAGATCCCGGCGGTGCACGGGGTGCTGCAGGCCTTGGGGTGTAGGACGGTCTGA
- the ccoS gene encoding cbb3-type cytochrome oxidase assembly protein CcoS has protein sequence MSVLIYLVPVSLVLLGLAVWAFWWAVKRGQFDDLDTPAIDILAEDRKDGALKDTAEARSQAEQEPP, from the coding sequence ATGAGCGTTCTGATCTACCTGGTGCCGGTCAGCCTGGTGCTGCTGGGTCTCGCGGTCTGGGCGTTCTGGTGGGCAGTGAAGCGCGGGCAGTTCGACGATCTCGACACCCCGGCCATCGACATCCTCGCCGAGGACCGCAAGGACGGCGCGCTGAAGGACACCGCCGAAGCGCGCTCGCAGGCCGAGCAGGAGCCGCCATGA
- the cadA gene encoding cadmium-translocating P-type ATPase produces the protein MDMRSPACHHCGEPLPAAPVLAEFKGTQRAFCCGGCAGAARFIEQAGLGDYYTLREEQGRRVGEDAQDYSAFDREDVLHEHSRVPTEAPDCRELTLIVDGMRCAACAWLIDRALSTLDGVEDVQSNAISGRVRLRWRPAQLRLSSALERLAGLGYAPHLSPGEGLERARAAERRQLLLRLGVAGLGSLQAMMFAEALYLDFANQMAPATRDFFRWITFGVSAPVVFYAGWPFLAGMVSEWRQRRLGMDTLIASSVLLAYVASLVETLRGGAHVWFDAAVMFVFFLLVARYLERMARQRANAAVDALAQARPALAWRLDAGDEAEQVPVAALAVGDRVRVPVGEALPADGVLDMAAAEVDEALLSGESTPVAKREGDEVYAGSVARLQPLQLRITRTGQDTRLSHLTQLVERAQNARPRVAQIADRVAGHFVAALLVSAALTFAVWWQFHPERAFEVMLAVLVVSCPCALSLAIPAALATAGNALTKLGALPLRGDALSDLAEVDTVLLDKTGTLTTGSPQIARVEVLGELDAEAVTRIAAALERDAGHPLARAFAGLAAPRAEAIEVTAGAGVAGDVEGRSWRIGHARFAAGLDRDLPGVWLGDGARAFARFELVDAPRSDAREAIAALKAQGLDVEVLSGDAPEAVQATARALGIARWSARATPESKLVRLRELQAQGHRVLMLGDGINDAPVLGGADVSIALACGAPMAHRAADIVLSGERLMRLPQVVQLAQRTRRMIRENLAWALLYNAIALPFAAAGWVTPWIAALGMAGSSLLVTLNALRLGRSAAWTLPDAGRMLPPASAKASG, from the coding sequence ATGGACATGCGCAGCCCCGCCTGTCACCACTGCGGCGAGCCGCTGCCGGCCGCCCCGGTGCTGGCCGAGTTCAAGGGCACGCAGCGCGCGTTCTGCTGCGGCGGCTGTGCGGGCGCTGCGCGCTTCATCGAGCAGGCAGGTCTCGGCGACTACTACACGCTGCGCGAGGAGCAGGGCCGCCGGGTCGGCGAGGACGCGCAGGACTACAGCGCCTTCGACCGCGAGGACGTGCTGCACGAGCACAGCCGCGTGCCGACCGAGGCACCGGACTGCCGCGAGCTGACCTTGATCGTCGACGGCATGCGCTGCGCAGCCTGCGCCTGGCTGATCGATCGCGCGCTCAGCACGCTGGACGGCGTGGAGGACGTGCAGTCGAACGCGATCAGCGGGCGCGTGCGTCTGCGCTGGCGGCCGGCGCAGCTGCGCCTGTCGTCGGCACTCGAACGTCTCGCCGGCCTCGGCTATGCGCCGCATCTCTCGCCCGGCGAGGGGCTGGAGCGCGCCCGCGCCGCCGAGCGCCGGCAGCTGCTGCTGCGTCTCGGCGTGGCGGGCTTGGGCAGCCTGCAGGCGATGATGTTCGCGGAGGCGCTGTATCTGGACTTCGCCAACCAGATGGCGCCGGCCACGCGCGACTTCTTCCGCTGGATCACCTTCGGCGTCTCGGCGCCCGTGGTGTTCTACGCGGGCTGGCCGTTTCTCGCGGGCATGGTCAGCGAGTGGCGCCAGCGTCGCCTCGGCATGGACACGCTGATCGCCAGCTCGGTGCTGCTGGCATATGTCGCGAGCCTCGTCGAAACCCTGCGCGGCGGCGCCCACGTGTGGTTCGACGCCGCGGTGATGTTCGTGTTCTTCCTGCTGGTGGCGCGCTACCTCGAACGCATGGCGCGGCAGCGCGCGAATGCTGCGGTGGATGCGCTGGCGCAGGCGCGGCCCGCCTTGGCCTGGCGGCTCGATGCAGGCGACGAGGCCGAGCAGGTGCCGGTGGCGGCGCTGGCGGTGGGCGACCGCGTGCGGGTGCCGGTGGGCGAAGCGCTTCCGGCCGATGGCGTGCTCGACATGGCGGCCGCCGAAGTCGATGAAGCCCTGCTCAGCGGCGAATCGACGCCGGTGGCCAAACGCGAAGGCGACGAGGTCTATGCCGGCAGCGTCGCGCGCCTGCAGCCGCTGCAACTGCGCATCACCCGCACCGGCCAGGACACGCGTCTCTCGCATCTGACTCAACTGGTCGAACGCGCGCAGAACGCGCGGCCCCGCGTGGCGCAGATCGCCGATCGCGTGGCCGGCCACTTCGTCGCTGCCCTGCTGGTGTCGGCGGCGCTCACATTTGCAGTGTGGTGGCAGTTCCACCCCGAGCGCGCCTTCGAGGTGATGCTGGCGGTGCTGGTGGTGAGCTGCCCCTGCGCGCTGTCGCTGGCGATTCCGGCTGCACTCGCCACCGCCGGCAATGCGCTGACCAAGCTCGGTGCCCTGCCCCTGCGCGGCGACGCGCTGAGCGATCTGGCCGAAGTCGACACCGTGCTGCTGGACAAAACCGGCACGCTGACCACCGGCAGCCCGCAGATCGCGCGCGTCGAGGTGCTGGGCGAGCTCGATGCCGAGGCCGTCACCCGCATTGCCGCCGCGCTCGAACGCGACGCCGGCCATCCGCTGGCGCGCGCCTTCGCAGGCCTCGCCGCACCGCGCGCGGAGGCCATCGAAGTCACCGCCGGCGCCGGTGTCGCCGGTGACGTCGAAGGCCGAAGCTGGCGCATCGGCCACGCCCGCTTCGCCGCAGGACTGGATCGCGATCTGCCCGGCGTCTGGCTGGGCGACGGCGCACGCGCTTTCGCCCGCTTCGAGCTCGTCGATGCTCCGCGCAGCGATGCGCGCGAGGCGATCGCCGCGCTCAAGGCCCAGGGTCTGGACGTCGAAGTGCTGAGCGGCGATGCGCCGGAGGCAGTGCAGGCCACGGCGCGCGCGCTCGGCATCGCGCGCTGGTCGGCGCGCGCCACGCCGGAATCCAAGCTGGTCCGCCTGCGCGAACTGCAGGCGCAGGGCCATCGCGTGCTGATGCTGGGCGACGGCATCAACGACGCGCCGGTGCTGGGCGGCGCCGATGTCTCGATCGCGCTGGCCTGCGGCGCGCCGATGGCGCACCGCGCCGCCGATATCGTGCTGTCGGGCGAGCGCCTGATGCGCCTGCCGCAGGTGGTTCAGCTGGCCCAGCGCACGCGCCGGATGATCCGCGAGAACCTCGCCTGGGCCCTGCTCTACAACGCCATCGCCCTGCCCTTCGCCGCCGCCGGCTGGGTGACGCCGTGGATCGCGGCGCTGGGCATGGCCGGCTCGTCGCTGCTGGTCACGCTCAACGCGCTGCGGCTCGGACGCAGCGCTGCGTGGACGCTGCCGGATGCGGGGAGAATGCTGCCTCCAGCATCGGCCAAGGCCAGCGGATGA